The stretch of DNA TACTTTTAAATTTTCACTATTAATTAATTCTCCAGTTTCTGGATCCAACATTGGGTATAGGTAAACTTTTAAATCTTTGAAAAATAATTTTCCAAATGCTTCAAGAATACCACCACTTATATGGCGATAGTATTTTTCATCAAAAATATCAACCAAATTACTAACACCCATAGCTAGCCCCATTCTAGCTTTTGTGTAATTTGAGAAATACTCAACAACTTTATAGTATTCCTGGAAATTAGAAATCATTACAGATTGCCCTAGTGAACATAATAAATCAGCTCTATCTATAAAATCTTGTTCATCAATCTCTCCCTCGGCTCTTAAATTAGATAAAGTGATTTCAAAAACGACTACGGTTTTATCAGGATTAACTTTGTTTTCTTTAATAAACATTTCGTATGACTTCTCATACATAGCCATATTCACCTTAGTTACAGGTCTAAAGCTACCACGCAGAGCCAATATGTTTTTTTTGTAAAAAACTCTTGCAGGAAGCACATTAGTTCCATCAGGACCAAATACTACAGCATCTGTCATGCCATTTTTAACAAGTTGTAAACTCATTAATCGATTATCGATGTTTTCAAAGGCTGGACCTGAAAAATTAATAGTATCAATCTCTAATTGATCTTTATCCAAATGATCATATAAATAACGTAGTAATTTTTTTGGTTCGTTATATTTATAAAACGCTCCATAAATGAGGTTCGTACCTAATACACCCAGTGTTTCCTGTTGTAAACGTGCATCAGTTTCTTTAAACCGAAGGTGTAAAATAATTTCATTATAATCACCTGTTGCTTCTACTTGATATTTAAGACCAACCCAGCCATGACCTTTAAATTGCTTGGCAAAATCTATTGTAGCTACAGTATTAGCATATGTAAAAAATATTTTATTAGGATGTTTTTCACGTGTTAACCTAGTTTCCATAAGGTCCATTTCATGACTAAGCATCTTTCTTAAACGAGCTTCGGTTACATAACGGCCATCATCTTCAGTACCATAAACGGCATCACTAAAATCTTTATCATAAGCAGACATTGCTTTCGCAATGGTACCTGAAGCACCTCCAGCTCTAAAAAAATGACGACAAGTTTCTTGTCCTGCTCCAATTTCGGCAAATGTTCCGTAAATATTTTCGTTTAAATTAATACGAAGTGCCTTTGATTTCAATGATGGAACATCATTAAATTCTTTATCGCCTTGTATGGTTATTTCCATATTATTAACTGCTTGTTTGTCCTGCGACAAAGGTATTAAATATGTACAGCAAACAAAAAAATAACACTATTTTTGTGCAAAACTTAACACGGTTGAAAATAACTTTTCTTGGAACAGGAACATCACAAGGAATTCCAATTATTGGAAGCAAACACCCTGTTTGTTTAAGTACAGATTCAAAAGATAAACGATTACGGGTTTCTGTTTTGGTAGCATGGGATAATTACAAATACGTCATCGATTGTGGACCAGATTTTAGATATCAAATGTTAAGAGCGGGATGTGATAGAATTGATGGTATTGTTTTTACTCATGAACATTCCGATCATATATCGGGATTAGATGACATTAGACCATTCTATTTCAAACAAGGCGATATTCCTATTTATGCACATAAACGGGTGTTAAAGTCTTTGCGCAAAAGGTTTGACTATATTTTTGCTACTGAAAATAAATACCCGGGAGCACCAGCTGTAATTACAAATCGAATAAAAAACAAGCCTTTTAAATTAAAAAACTTAGAAGTAATACCCATAAATGGTTTGCATGATACATTACAGGTTTTTGGGTTTAGATTTAATGATTTTGCATATTTAACCGATATGAAGACCGTTAAAGATAAAGAGATTAAAAAAATAAAAGGCGTAAAGGTTTTAGTTGTTAATGCATTAAGAATAGATTCACATCGTTCACATTTTAATTTAGAGGAGGCATTAGAATTTATTAATAAAGTAAATCCAGAAACAGCATACTTAACTCATATTAGTCATTTACTTGGTTTTCATGAGAAAGTAGAGAAAACATTACCTGAAAATGTTTTTTTAGCCTATGATGGCTTGGAAATAACAATTTAAATTAAAGTATATGAAAGAGAGAATTTTTATGTATTTGTTCGTTTTTGCGGCATTATTGGTTTTATTTCAGTACGTAAATTCAAAACGAGTATTTGAAGATCTAAATAGTAAGCTGGCAACCCAAAAAATAGCATTAGAAAAATATAAGGATTCGGTAGCGACTTTACAAGATGATATTTTAGGAGTTTCTCATTTTAATTTGGATAGAAATGAGGACGCTATTAGCTATTTTGAAAATGATGGCTATGACATATCAGAATTAATTCCTTTTATAAAAGATGAGCTTTACAAATTAAATGAAGTTAAAGGAGAGCATCCTATAGTACCGTACGCAGCTAGTGAAGGCAGAAAAATGCTGATTAATACTGTGAAAATGTTAAACCACAAATGGATAATTGCTGATTTTTCAGATGGAGAATATTGGGGTGAAATCTTTTTAACTTACGAAATAACAGAAGACAAACAGCTTAAATTCAATTTAATCGAGTATTTTTTATACCCATTTGATTGAGTTTATAAACTGGTATTACTTAACTTTATAAGCAATACCTTTTTGTTTTTTTGTTTCACCTACATAGGAATATTCAAAAGTATAGGAGGAATCTGTTGTGGTTAAAATTTTTAAGTGAATGTCTTTTTTTTCCGCCATGTTTTTAGGTTTGATTGTTTTAAAAATAACCTCGCAGTCATTAATCCAACGTAATTTAGACGAGTCTATCTCATTATTATAGGCTTCAACCTGTAAACCTTCAGTTCTTTTGAATTTAGATGTAAACAATTCATCATCAATGATTACTTCGCTATAAAACTCACCGATTTTATAATCTTTGCAATTACGAGTTGTTTCATAACAACTAACAACGCTTAATAAAAGCATTAGAAAAAGAAATCTCATACTGAATTTGTTTATACTTTTTGGATTGTAGCAAAACCCAGCATTTTTATTTCCATTTATAGGCCTTTTTGAGTTGTGCAGCAGGGCTACGGAAGGAAAAAAAGATAAAAAACGAGGGTATATGGGGGATTTTTTAGCCAATTGAAAAAAGTTTAAATGAGTTCACCATAAATTTAGTTGCAAATTTACTAAAGAATTGTGCTAGTTCTGAAAATTTTTAAAACTTCCGTCTGAATAAAAAATAACGATACGTTCGATTTCTTTTTTGTTTGATATTTTCGGTTGTAATTTTTCAGTCACAGAGAAAAGATCTGTTTCTTTTTTGGCTTCTTCAAATTTTCCTTTTGAAGGAAATTCTCCCTTGCCATTAAAAAGCCAGTACAAGTCAACCTCAGGATAGGCCGAAAGAATTTTTAAGACAAAATCTAAACTAGGTTTATTTCTGCCAGATAGAATATGTGAAATGCTTGAGCGTTGTACGCCAATTTTTTCTGCAAAAGAAGATGCAGATTCACCGTAGTAATCCATTACTTTTTGTAACCTGTTTACAAAATCTTCCATGTTTACCATTGTAAACAAATTAAAATTAATAGTTCTACAAATGTAATAATATAACCCGTAAATATGCATGTTTATTGCATAATAGTTCATAAACACATTAACTAAAGCTTCACTTTAAATACTATAAGTCACTAATTTTATGTGGTTTATGCATGCTTTTTGCCTAATGGAGTTATTAAGTAAACAAATGTAAATTAATAACTAAACCACCGTATAATCTTGTAAACATTTTAATAGTTTTCTTTGTTTACATTTGTAAAATTGTAAATGTTTACATTTGTCACATAAAAAAATAGCATGTACATAGAAGAAATAAAATCATTGTTTTTAAAGCACAGGGAAACCAACTTATTTCATCGTTATATTACTAATAAACACATAGAACCTCTCTTAAATAACTTAGGAGAATATGTCGTAATAGAAACTATAGGAGAATCAGTTTTGAA from Flavivirga spongiicola encodes:
- a CDS encoding TonB-dependent receptor; protein product: MEITIQGDKEFNDVPSLKSKALRINLNENIYGTFAEIGAGQETCRHFFRAGGASGTIAKAMSAYDKDFSDAVYGTEDDGRYVTEARLRKMLSHEMDLMETRLTREKHPNKIFFTYANTVATIDFAKQFKGHGWVGLKYQVEATGDYNEIILHLRFKETDARLQQETLGVLGTNLIYGAFYKYNEPKKLLRYLYDHLDKDQLEIDTINFSGPAFENIDNRLMSLQLVKNGMTDAVVFGPDGTNVLPARVFYKKNILALRGSFRPVTKVNMAMYEKSYEMFIKENKVNPDKTVVVFEITLSNLRAEGEIDEQDFIDRADLLCSLGQSVMISNFQEYYKVVEYFSNYTKARMGLAMGVSNLVDIFDEKYYRHISGGILEAFGKLFFKDLKVYLYPMLDPETGELINSENLKVYPRMKELYKFFKYNGKVIDIEDYDTSIMNIFSREILHMISEGERGWEDMIPEGTADLIKDYRLFGYTRKPLKPLTLSKRIKK
- a CDS encoding MBL fold metallo-hydrolase, which encodes MKITFLGTGTSQGIPIIGSKHPVCLSTDSKDKRLRVSVLVAWDNYKYVIDCGPDFRYQMLRAGCDRIDGIVFTHEHSDHISGLDDIRPFYFKQGDIPIYAHKRVLKSLRKRFDYIFATENKYPGAPAVITNRIKNKPFKLKNLEVIPINGLHDTLQVFGFRFNDFAYLTDMKTVKDKEIKKIKGVKVLVVNALRIDSHRSHFNLEEALEFINKVNPETAYLTHISHLLGFHEKVEKTLPENVFLAYDGLEITI
- a CDS encoding hydrolase; amino-acid sequence: MKERIFMYLFVFAALLVLFQYVNSKRVFEDLNSKLATQKIALEKYKDSVATLQDDILGVSHFNLDRNEDAISYFENDGYDISELIPFIKDELYKLNEVKGEHPIVPYAASEGRKMLINTVKMLNHKWIIADFSDGEYWGEIFLTYEITEDKQLKFNLIEYFLYPFD
- a CDS encoding DNA topoisomerase IV; translation: MRFLFLMLLLSVVSCYETTRNCKDYKIGEFYSEVIIDDELFTSKFKRTEGLQVEAYNNEIDSSKLRWINDCEVIFKTIKPKNMAEKKDIHLKILTTTDSSYTFEYSYVGETKKQKGIAYKVK
- a CDS encoding helix-turn-helix domain-containing protein — protein: MVNMEDFVNRLQKVMDYYGESASSFAEKIGVQRSSISHILSGRNKPSLDFVLKILSAYPEVDLYWLFNGKGEFPSKGKFEEAKKETDLFSVTEKLQPKISNKKEIERIVIFYSDGSFKNFQN